TCTGCTTCTGGCGCACGGGCAACAATCGGCATCAGATGACTGCCGTCATGGTACAGGCCGACCTGTTGACCACTGAAGTTCATTAGCAGGGTGTTATCCAGTGCCTGCTTGGTGATACCACTCCGACGGGCAGCCGCTTCATCCAGTTGTGGGCGTACAATAGCTACCTGTTCCCGCCAGTCATTGCGGATATCAACCGCGCCCGGAACGGCTTCCATCACTTTAACCGCCTGTGTGCTCAGCTGGCGCAGTACGTCCGGATCCGGTCCGTAGAAACGGGCTTCGATCCGTGCAGCAGGCGCCGGGCCGTTCTGCAGCAGTTTGAACTTGTATTCGTACTCAGGGTACTGGTTCTCAAGGCGCTCACGAATTTGTGGCAGCAGGGTTTCAATGGTCTGCAGGCTGTCGGTTTTAATCATCAGCTGACCATAGCTGCTATACAGTTTCTCCGGCGTGTAAGTGAGAATAAAGCGTTGTGCGCCCATGCCCATTACCGTGGTAACGTTCTGCACCTCATCAAAAGCCAGAACTTCCTGCTCAAGTACCTGCATGTTTTTCTGGGTTTGTCGTATATCGGTGCCTTCCTGCATCCAAACGTCCACAAAGAACAGCGGCGTATTGGAAGGTGGGAAGAAGGCCTGCTTAACGTGAGAGAAACCTGCAATCGCACCCAGCAGGGCAGAGATAACCAGCACCAGTGAAATAATGCGATGTTTCAGCGCTTTATTCAGAATGGCACGATAAATAACAAACAGAATGCCTTTGTACGGATCGTCCGGGTTGCCGGTCAGTGTCGCCTGATCCGGATCCTTGAATGCCAGATGACAGAAGAACGGTGTCAGAGTAATGGCCAGAACCCAGCTGATGCTCAATGAGATTAGCAGAACCTGAAACAGGGACCCCAAAAAGTCCCCGGTAGCATCCGGAGACAGGCCAATAGGGGCAAAAGCCATGATGGCAATGGCGGTTGCGCCGAGCAGGGGCCAGATATTCTGGTCAACAATGTTCTTGATCGCTTCCATACGGGTCTGCCCGCGTTGCAACCCCACCAGTACTCCTTCTGTGACGACGATGGCGTTATCAACCAGCATCCCCAGGGCGATGATCAACGCTCCAAGAGAGATCAGCTCCAGCTGTATCGACAGAATGTTCATGCCGATAAAGGTGCCGAAAATAGTCAGCATCAGGATGCCGCCCATCAACAGACCAGAACGTAATCCCATGGCGAACAGAAGGACGACAATAACGATGGCAATGGCTTCAACCAGGCTGATGATAAAGTTATTCACCGAGTGGTTAACAATATCAGGCTGGTCGTAAACACTCGTCAGCTCAATGCCGACCGGGCGACTGGACTCCAGCTCAGCCATGCGCTGGTCAACGGCATGACCAACGTCAACGACATTAACACCTTTGGCAAAGGAGATACCCACAGACAGAGCTTTCTCGCCATTGCTGCGGTAAAGGTTAATCGGGGTTTCATCAAAGGTTTTGTAGATAGTGGCAATATCACCCAGGTACACCAGCTCAGAACTGCCGGGAATATTGATCACCAGTCGTTCCAGTTCCGCAATGGACTGAAATTCACCGGTTGGGTGAATGCGGACAGACTGACCTTCAATCAGCATACGGCCAGCGTTAGAGACAATGTTCTGGTTCTGGATCAGGCCGAAGATCAGTTTCGGGTCCACGCCCAGTGAAGCCAGTTTTGACTGGGAGATTTCAATGACGACCTGCTCGGAAACCTTACCGGCAATAGAGACTTTTTTAACCCCTTTTACCAGTGTCAGCTCACGACGCAGAATGTTGGCATAGTCTGCCAGCTCCCGGTAAGTGTAATCTTCACCGCTGATGTTATACAGAATGCCGTAAACATCGCTGAAGTCATCATTGACGATGGACGGATAGACGCCGGGAGGCAGCGTCCCCTGGCTATCGCCAATCTTGCGGCGCAACTCATCCCAGATCTGCGGGTGCTGATTTGCGCTGAAATCGAAGGAAAGTTCAACCATTATCTGGGAATTACCGGCGCTGGAGACGGAAGTGATATTCTTCACGTATTCCAGTTCCTGTATGGCACGCTCCAGTGGCAGAGTGACTTCCTCCTCAACCTGCTCCGGTGAGGCGCCGGGGTAAACCGTGTTAACCATCGCCTGGGGAATCGGGAATTCAGGAAACTCCAGTTGCCCCAGGTTTTTAAACGACACTGCGCCGCCAACCAGTAGCAGGACCACCAGTGTCCAGCTGATGACTTTGTTCTTAATTGAATATTCAGCGATATTCATGCTTATACTCCACGCTCACGTTCCAGCGGCTTGACTTCCATACCTGCACGCAAACGGTTCAGGCCAGCGGATACAATCTGTTCACCATCCTCAAGACCGGAGGTAACGGTAATCCCGGACTGGGTAATACGACCAACGGTAACGGACCTGGGGGTAACTGTTCCGGTTTCAGTGTTATATACCCAGACCTGATATTGACCACTGCTGTCGTCTTTAAGAACGGCTGTCATGGGTACAACAAATTCAGAAGCAGAGCTGTCATTGCCCATAACGCGAGTGATATCTATCGCCATGGTTGCGCCCATCCCCGGATAGACGGTGAACGACTGTGGTGCAGGCATGGAAAAGGTCACTTCATAAGACTGAGTACCTGGAGTCACCCTGGTGGCATGTTCTTTATAAGAGACCTTGTATTCTGTGCCATTGCTCCCTGAAGGGCTGCCTGCAAAGGTCACCACTGGCTGATAGGCTGGATCGACACGGTCTTCCTGTACCTGGGTCAGAATGCTTTCAGGCATCTGGATGCTGATATCCAGGGTTTGATGATCCTGTAGAATCAGAACCGGCTGCTGGGCCTGAACGGACTGATAGTTTTCCACCAGAGTCTGGGCAATACGTCCAGCAAAAGGTGCGGTTAATACCGTATCGCTGAGGCGGTCTTTGGCCAGTTGCAGTTTGACTCTGGATGCCTTTAGGCGGGTGCTGGCGTTATCGAAGTCAGACTGGGACACCATCTTCTTATCACGCAGGGACTGAATACGATGAAAGTCGGACGCTGCCAGGTCGTAATCGGCCTGAAGGGCTGCCACTTCGTTCCTGAGATCACGGTCATCCAGTTTTGCCAGCAACTGGCCCTTTTCAACAATCATTGCGGGGGTTGCCGGAAACTCCATCAGTTCACCTGGAATCCGGAATGAGATAGATGCTTCTTCACTGGCTGCGACGATTGCAGGGAACTCCCTGAGGCTTTGTGACCGCTGGTTGACCACTTCGAACAGCTTTACCGGTCTTACGACACTGACCTGTTGCTCTACAGGCTCTGAACAGGCGGTCAGGAAACTGAGAGAAACGGTTGCCATTGTCGCAGTGCGGACAAATCTGGCAAGTGAGTTTGGTTTCATGGGATTCCTTGTTCTTTATGTATTAGTAAGTCTTTTTCGAATTTAAAACGAATGATATTCGGTTTTGTTTAAAGTCATTGGTTGCACATAAGTCGTGGCAAACAGCAGTTGTCAATAAAAGCTAATTCAGTAGTTTTTCCTGAACAAGTTCTCTGGCCAGAACTTCCAGAGTGTTCAGTCGTTCATCAAAGTTGTCAGGGCAGATATCCCAACTTGAGAAAAAGCGCTTAATTTGTCGTTTATGCATAGCGTATGCTTTTTCAGCGGACAGTACCTTATTAAACACCTCAAACCCGGACTCTTTTATCTGAAATAAGCCCCAGGTGCAGGCAAAGAGACCCAGCTCCAGCTCCAGGGCCAGCTCTTCTGAATAGTCCATTGTCGAGTGTTGCTCCAGGAGTTCTTTACAAATTAATTTCATCCATGCGTACACTTCATTGCGGAACTTATTCATGGCGAGGTACCGCTGGCTGGAAGCCCGTTCCCAGACAAAAGGGTTCATGGCCAGTTGCTGAAGGCGGTAATGCCCGGGATTCTGATCATCGTCATACCACAGAAAGAAGCACAGTAATGCCATACGTTCATGAGGCGGCAGAGCCATCTCGGTAATACGCTGCTTTACAGATTTCCGCATTCTGCAAGTGACATCGGCACATCCTAGCAACAGGTCTTCTTTGCTGGAAAAGTGAGAGTAAATAGACCCCATGGAGCAGTTGGCTGCCTTGGCAATATCAGACATGCGCAGGTCGAGAAAACTGCGCTCATCCAACAGCTTGATGGTGGCTGCGAGAATATCTGCTTCCCTTTGCTGGCGTTTTAGTTGTCTGGACATCAGGTTACCGGTTTGTGAAATTTTTTTCGAATAATATTCGTTTAAGTCTGTAAAATCCATAAGTGATTTTTCATCATGCCTTCAAAAGGGAGAGTAACAGGGTCATCAATCCAGTTATTCAATAATCCCTCCATCAGCAGACAGAGACCTATACTGTTTACCCAAAGCCATTGAGTTGGAGCAAACTGATTTATGTCACCGGTTGAACAAGACGACAGACACAATATTCCTGCCAGTGAAGGGTACTGGCAACCTTTGCCTGCCAATGGTTATGTCGAGATCAGGGTTTCAACACGGCAGTATCCGCAGACTTCTGGTGTAGAGCAGGGAATTCAGGTGATAGCGCCTGGAGGATATGTAAGAGAGCACCGACATAAAGGGCAGCAGGAACTAATCCTCGTGTACGAAGGTGAAGGCGTGGCTGAAATAGACGGCAGGGAGTATCCCATGTTTTCAGGGGCGTCTTTCTACCTGACGCCTTATAAAAGGCATCAGTTTATCAATACAGGTGAGGGCGAACTGAAGTTTTTCTGGGTCTTTCTGCCGGGAGGTCTGGCAGATTTTTTCCGCAAAGTCGGTCGTCCCCAGCGAGCAGGGGAAACAGCTCCGCCAGCTTTTGCCCGGCCTGATAATATCAACCAGATTGAAGCGGAGACAGTGTTTGCGCATTTGGGACATCCGCTGAACGTTGCTTCATACGGATGTCCCATAAAATAAGCCAGCAGTTTTTGTCTTATCCAGAACTACGGATTTTCAATCAGTTGGGTGCTAGAGTCGTAGATTTGATGTTGATG
Above is a genomic segment from Endozoicomonas euniceicola containing:
- a CDS encoding efflux RND transporter permease subunit, with product MNIAEYSIKNKVISWTLVVLLLVGGAVSFKNLGQLEFPEFPIPQAMVNTVYPGASPEQVEEEVTLPLERAIQELEYVKNITSVSSAGNSQIMVELSFDFSANQHPQIWDELRRKIGDSQGTLPPGVYPSIVNDDFSDVYGILYNISGEDYTYRELADYANILRRELTLVKGVKKVSIAGKVSEQVVIEISQSKLASLGVDPKLIFGLIQNQNIVSNAGRMLIEGQSVRIHPTGEFQSIAELERLVINIPGSSELVYLGDIATIYKTFDETPINLYRSNGEKALSVGISFAKGVNVVDVGHAVDQRMAELESSRPVGIELTSVYDQPDIVNHSVNNFIISLVEAIAIVIVVLLFAMGLRSGLLMGGILMLTIFGTFIGMNILSIQLELISLGALIIALGMLVDNAIVVTEGVLVGLQRGQTRMEAIKNIVDQNIWPLLGATAIAIMAFAPIGLSPDATGDFLGSLFQVLLISLSISWVLAITLTPFFCHLAFKDPDQATLTGNPDDPYKGILFVIYRAILNKALKHRIISLVLVISALLGAIAGFSHVKQAFFPPSNTPLFFVDVWMQEGTDIRQTQKNMQVLEQEVLAFDEVQNVTTVMGMGAQRFILTYTPEKLYSSYGQLMIKTDSLQTIETLLPQIRERLENQYPEYEYKFKLLQNGPAPAARIEARFYGPDPDVLRQLSTQAVKVMEAVPGAVDIRNDWREQVAIVRPQLDEAAARRSGITKQALDNTLLMNFSGQQVGLYHDGSHLMPIVARAPEAERFNADRINDLQVWSQERNAFVPISQAVKGFATETENPLIMRRNLKRVLTVMADIAPFSNDTPESMRQKLKEGMEAIPLPEGYSFEWGGEFEKSTEANKSIFKSLPVGYLSMFLVTILLFNTLRQPLAIWSTVPLSIIGIAAGLLLLNMPFTFTAMLGMLSLSGMVLKNGIVLVEQINIEAKNATSIQKAILDACVSRVRPVCMAALTTMLGMVPLISDAFFSSMAVTIIFGLGFATVLTLVVLPVIYSLLYRVRFDQ
- a CDS encoding efflux RND transporter periplasmic adaptor subunit, encoding MKPNSLARFVRTATMATVSLSFLTACSEPVEQQVSVVRPVKLFEVVNQRSQSLREFPAIVAASEEASISFRIPGELMEFPATPAMIVEKGQLLAKLDDRDLRNEVAALQADYDLAASDFHRIQSLRDKKMVSQSDFDNASTRLKASRVKLQLAKDRLSDTVLTAPFAGRIAQTLVENYQSVQAQQPVLILQDHQTLDISIQMPESILTQVQEDRVDPAYQPVVTFAGSPSGSNGTEYKVSYKEHATRVTPGTQSYEVTFSMPAPQSFTVYPGMGATMAIDITRVMGNDSSASEFVVPMTAVLKDDSSGQYQVWVYNTETGTVTPRSVTVGRITQSGITVTSGLEDGEQIVSAGLNRLRAGMEVKPLERERGV
- a CDS encoding TetR/AcrR family transcriptional regulator produces the protein MDFTDLNEYYSKKISQTGNLMSRQLKRQQREADILAATIKLLDERSFLDLRMSDIAKAANCSMGSIYSHFSSKEDLLLGCADVTCRMRKSVKQRITEMALPPHERMALLCFFLWYDDDQNPGHYRLQQLAMNPFVWERASSQRYLAMNKFRNEVYAWMKLICKELLEQHSTMDYSEELALELELGLFACTWGLFQIKESGFEVFNKVLSAEKAYAMHKRQIKRFFSSWDICPDNFDERLNTLEVLARELVQEKLLN
- a CDS encoding cupin domain-containing protein, with product MSPVEQDDRHNIPASEGYWQPLPANGYVEIRVSTRQYPQTSGVEQGIQVIAPGGYVREHRHKGQQELILVYEGEGVAEIDGREYPMFSGASFYLTPYKRHQFINTGEGELKFFWVFLPGGLADFFRKVGRPQRAGETAPPAFARPDNINQIEAETVFAHLGHPLNVASYGCPIK